A window of Chryseobacterium aquaeductus genomic DNA:
TACTCTACAAATCTTTCCCTAAAAAGTATAATCCCTTTAAAGTATGCAGTCTGTCGGCAATATGAATTTTGTCGGTCAGTGGTTTGTAAACATGAGAAACTCCGCCGGTTGCGATGACGAAACAATCGTCTTTCACCTCATCGTTAATGCGGTCGATGAAACCTTCCACCATTCCGAGGAAACCATACACCATCCCGCTTTGCATACAGCTAATGGTATCTAAACCTAACACAGACTTCGGTTTTACCAACTCAATTTCCGGAAGCTGAGCAGTCTGACTAATCAGAGAATTTAAGGAAGTTACAATCCCCGGAGCGATAATTACACCTAAAGTTTCACCATTTTCTGCCACACAACTTGCAGTAAGTGCAGTTCCGAAATCGAGTACAATTTTTTTCCTGTCGCGATACATATTGTGTGCTGCAACAAGATTTGCATAAATATCGGTTCCC
This region includes:
- a CDS encoding type III pantothenate kinase encodes the protein MNSIVINVGNSNIRFGLFDDDNCDISWVINTKPYRTADELHGQMLILYQTYKVDPKKIEKIIIGSVVPQLTREITSAIRKIHGIVPVMVDRTTPSDVVAKSKQMGTDIYANLVAAHNMYRDRKKIVLDFGTALTASCVAENGETLGVIIAPGIVTSLNSLISQTAQLPEIELVKPKSVLGLDTISCMQSGMVYGFLGMVEGFIDRINDEVKDDCFVIATGGVSHVYKPLTDKIHIADRLHTLKGLYFLGKDL